A window from Deltaproteobacteria bacterium encodes these proteins:
- a CDS encoding cysteine--tRNA ligase, translating to MPLCLYNSLTKQKEEFISLHPQRVGMYVCGVTVYDYCHLGHARASVVFDMIYRYLTHQGYTVTYVRNFTDIDDKIIKKSQSTQTPWQQITAQFIQAFHEDMTSLGNLAPGFEPKATDFIPHMVQMIQTLMDKGHAYQAGGDVYYAVRSKKDYGKLSHKNLEELESGARIEIGEQKKDPLDFALWKAAKPGEPTWPSPFGPGRPGWHIECSVMSTQLLGEQVDIHGGGRDLIFPHHENEIAQSEGTTGKEFVRYWIHNGFVNLNTEKMSKSTGNILTIREVLKKYPREVIRYFLLSSHYSSPLDYTDQNLKQAESSVERIYECKRLAEGELKGQTNSQPLDKAKTAALEKINNLSGAFATAMNDDFNSAMALGNLFEVVREVFRLLNDGKDKVLQVAAALAFLSQLQIYDKVLGLFGMKSEDYFKEWQALKANTAPISEAEILNLIQQREIARKNKDWKQADQIRDQLQEKGVLIKDNPTGTEWRFK from the coding sequence ATGCCACTTTGCCTTTATAATTCCCTTACCAAACAAAAAGAGGAATTTATTTCCCTCCACCCGCAACGTGTTGGGATGTATGTCTGTGGGGTTACGGTTTACGATTATTGTCACTTGGGGCACGCCCGCGCCAGTGTGGTGTTTGATATGATTTATCGGTATCTTACTCACCAAGGTTACACCGTGACCTATGTGCGTAATTTTACCGACATCGATGATAAAATTATTAAAAAGAGTCAAAGCACTCAAACCCCTTGGCAACAAATCACCGCGCAATTTATTCAGGCCTTTCATGAAGACATGACGAGTTTAGGAAATCTTGCCCCAGGCTTTGAACCCAAGGCCACCGATTTTATTCCCCATATGGTTCAAATGATTCAAACCTTGATGGATAAGGGGCACGCTTATCAGGCCGGTGGCGATGTTTACTATGCCGTGCGTAGTAAAAAAGATTATGGGAAATTATCGCACAAAAATTTAGAAGAATTAGAATCTGGTGCACGTATTGAAATTGGCGAACAAAAAAAAGACCCCCTCGATTTTGCCTTGTGGAAAGCGGCCAAACCTGGTGAGCCTACGTGGCCTTCGCCCTTTGGCCCCGGCAGGCCAGGCTGGCATATTGAATGTTCCGTGATGAGCACTCAGTTGTTGGGGGAACAAGTTGATATTCATGGGGGTGGGCGCGATTTAATTTTTCCTCATCATGAAAATGAAATTGCTCAATCGGAGGGTACCACAGGCAAAGAATTTGTGCGCTATTGGATCCATAACGGGTTTGTGAATTTGAATACCGAAAAAATGAGCAAGTCGACGGGGAATATTTTAACCATCCGCGAGGTTTTGAAAAAATACCCCCGTGAGGTGATACGTTATTTTTTACTTTCTTCGCATTATAGTTCGCCGCTGGATTATACGGATCAAAATCTCAAGCAAGCTGAATCAAGCGTGGAGCGGATTTATGAATGTAAAAGATTAGCCGAGGGCGAACTGAAAGGCCAAACCAACTCACAACCTCTTGATAAAGCTAAAACAGCGGCTTTAGAAAAAATTAATAATCTAAGTGGCGCCTTTGCAACGGCGATGAACGATGATTTTAATTCAGCCATGGCATTGGGCAATTTGTTTGAGGTAGTGCGCGAAGTATTTCGGTTGCTCAACGATGGCAAAGACAAGGTTTTGCAGGTAGCTGCAGCGCTGGCTTTTTTATCGCAATTACAAATTTACGACAAAGTTTTGGGTTTGTTTGGTATGAAATCCGAAGACTATTTTAAGGAGTGGCAAGCCTTAAAAGCAAACACAGCGCCTATATCCGAAGCTGAAATTTTAAATTTAATTCAACAACGAGAAATAGCGCGTAAAAATAAAGATTGGAAACAGGCTGATCAAATTCGCGACCAGCTTCAAGAAAAAGGAGTCTTAATTAAAGACAACCCCACCGGCACCGAATGGCGGTTTAAATAA
- the aroE gene encoding shikimate dehydrogenase, which translates to MLLPKTKLFIIGHPIGHSLSPPMQMAVLKKLNLRYSYSSVEVLPEELPLFIRKIRQNPYYLGFNATLPHKETLIPFLDYVCPEASLISAVNTVVVRNKRLLGFNTDGNGFIQGLKLNSKFEPFDKNIVLLGAGGASRAIAINLLKANCKKLSIYNRHFNRAHELVSYLKPVFPGITLEALALDVLPEGDQLENADLLVNATSLGLQGTQFNDFPWAKLKTTCVVSDIVYNPLHTHFLIEAEKRGLPILTGDFMLVHQGALAFELWTGHKPPIKTMHQALLHALNK; encoded by the coding sequence ATGCTTTTGCCAAAAACTAAACTCTTCATCATCGGGCATCCCATTGGCCACAGCCTTTCGCCGCCCATGCAAATGGCTGTATTAAAAAAACTAAACTTGCGTTATAGTTATTCAAGTGTTGAAGTCTTACCCGAAGAATTGCCTCTTTTTATACGAAAAATCCGTCAAAACCCTTATTATTTGGGCTTCAATGCTACCCTTCCCCATAAAGAAACCCTCATACCCTTCTTAGACTACGTGTGCCCCGAGGCAAGCCTGATCAGTGCGGTTAATACGGTCGTGGTACGCAATAAGCGGCTGTTGGGTTTTAACACCGATGGCAACGGGTTCATTCAAGGCTTAAAGTTAAACTCTAAGTTTGAGCCCTTTGACAAAAATATTGTTTTATTAGGGGCAGGCGGGGCCAGCCGAGCCATTGCCATTAACCTGCTTAAAGCAAACTGCAAAAAATTGTCGATCTATAATCGCCATTTCAATCGGGCCCATGAACTGGTGAGCTATTTGAAACCAGTATTTCCTGGTATCACCCTAGAGGCCTTAGCACTTGATGTGTTACCCGAGGGGGATCAACTCGAAAACGCAGACCTATTGGTGAATGCCACCAGCCTTGGTCTCCAGGGAACGCAATTTAACGATTTTCCCTGGGCAAAACTAAAAACCACCTGCGTGGTAAGTGACATTGTCTACAACCCCCTTCACACGCACTTTTTAATTGAAGCAGAAAAGCGCGGGTTACCCATCCTTACTGGCGACTTTATGCTGGTGCACCAAGGTGCCCTAGCCTTTGAACTATGGACCGGCCACAAGCCCCCCATCAAAACCATGCACCAAGCGCTCTTGCACGCTTTGAATAAATAA
- a CDS encoding 2-C-methyl-D-erythritol 2,4-cyclodiphosphate synthase, with protein MYRIGLGYDIHPLVPGRPLILGGVEIPFEKGLKGHSDADAVLHALCDALLGALNLGDLGKHFPDTDPRYRGISSRVLLKECYRLVQEQHYGIANLDCVVMAERPKLRSYIDPMRQNIAEDLNIELNQVSIKASTANGLGSIGAGEGIAVQAIILLIKR; from the coding sequence ATGTATCGAATTGGCCTAGGTTATGACATCCATCCCTTGGTGCCAGGTCGGCCTTTGATCTTAGGGGGAGTTGAAATTCCCTTTGAAAAGGGGCTTAAGGGGCACTCCGATGCCGATGCGGTTTTGCATGCCCTTTGTGATGCCTTGTTGGGGGCTTTGAATTTAGGTGATTTGGGTAAACATTTTCCCGATACCGACCCACGTTATCGGGGGATTTCGAGCCGGGTGCTTTTAAAAGAGTGCTATCGTTTAGTGCAAGAGCAACATTATGGGATCGCTAATTTAGATTGTGTGGTCATGGCCGAACGGCCCAAACTTCGCTCTTATATCGATCCCATGCGGCAAAATATTGCGGAAGACTTGAATATTGAACTTAATCAGGTAAGTATCAAGGCTTCAACGGCCAATGGTTTGGGTAGCATTGGTGCAGGCGAGGGCATAGCGGTGCAGGCCATTATTTTGCTTATAAAAAGATAG
- the ispD gene encoding 2-C-methyl-D-erythritol 4-phosphate cytidylyltransferase, producing the protein MGSSNSIWAIVVAGGQGLRFGTQEPKQFLPMAGRPLFEYSLNCLSQLPEIEGIILVFPQAYYTAYQKSWHGRLTVVAGGKLRQDSVLQGLAAIPVTAKWILIHDAARPLVDEFIVKETLKAAQSTGAAVAATPIADTLKKADNEGYVKNTVNRQGLYQSQTPQVFRRDLLEQGFAYAKANRLEVTDEAALMESIGVKVRLASGSPRNFKITTLLDFELAEQLILGQRKKVL; encoded by the coding sequence TTCAATTTGGGCGATCGTGGTGGCGGGGGGCCAGGGCCTGCGTTTTGGTACCCAAGAGCCTAAGCAGTTTTTACCAATGGCTGGGCGGCCTCTCTTTGAATATAGTTTAAATTGTCTTAGCCAACTCCCTGAAATCGAAGGTATTATTTTGGTTTTTCCACAGGCTTATTATACTGCTTATCAAAAGTCGTGGCATGGTCGCTTAACCGTGGTAGCTGGGGGAAAATTGCGTCAAGATTCTGTGTTGCAAGGTTTGGCTGCGATTCCCGTGACTGCTAAGTGGATTTTGATCCACGATGCCGCTCGCCCTTTGGTCGATGAATTTATTGTTAAAGAAACACTTAAAGCTGCTCAAAGCACGGGGGCAGCTGTGGCAGCCACCCCTATCGCCGATACTTTAAAAAAGGCTGATAACGAAGGATATGTGAAAAATACGGTGAATCGGCAAGGGCTTTATCAAAGTCAAACCCCACAAGTGTTTCGCCGTGATCTTTTAGAACAAGGTTTTGCCTATGCCAAGGCTAATCGTCTAGAGGTCACCGACGAAGCAGCCCTAATGGAATCTATTGGGGTCAAAGTTCGATTGGCCTCAGGCAGTCCTCGAAATTTCAAAATAACTACGCTGCTTGATTTTGAACTTGCAGAACAACTCATCTTAGGTCAGAGAAAAAAGGTATTATGA
- a CDS encoding glutamate--tRNA ligase → MTRVRFAPSPTGELHLGNIRTALFNYLFAKHQQGVCVLRIEDTDKERSTQNFEDSIYTDLAWLGIEFEESPRAGGAHGPYRQSERSSLYREYLEKLQAQGKVYPCYCTHDELEAEKIKALNASKTPKYSGKCRQLTPEQKEQLLSEGRKPSIRFHLTPQVIKFHDLVYGDKSFDTNSMGDFVIFRSNGDPVYLFASALDDYLMKITHVIRGEDGMSNTPRQIALFQAWGVEVPQYGHLPLILGPDRQLLSKRHGSTSVAALKQEGYLKEAVVNYVTLLGWAPEDAQEIMTLSEMTQKFNLSRVGRSSAIFDFEKMKHLNKHYLDQLSPEQFCEAIKSHLQAKLGELPDNALEVALASRHNGRTLAEITHVVAIILQRPQAFPEELKNILITPEAKKVLLAYKQVIETIDSPFGDESYAQTIEKVKAATKAKGKGLFMPFRIALTGASEGPELANLFKLFPKTEILQRLDNATLPL, encoded by the coding sequence ATGACACGAGTAAGGTTTGCTCCCAGCCCCACGGGGGAATTGCATTTAGGTAATATTCGCACCGCATTATTTAATTATTTATTTGCTAAGCATCAGCAAGGGGTTTGTGTCTTGCGTATCGAAGATACCGATAAAGAGCGGTCCACCCAAAATTTTGAAGATTCCATTTATACCGATTTGGCTTGGTTGGGGATTGAATTTGAAGAATCGCCTCGGGCCGGTGGGGCTCATGGCCCTTATCGTCAGTCTGAACGGTCTTCACTTTATCGGGAATATTTAGAAAAGCTGCAAGCGCAAGGCAAGGTTTATCCGTGTTATTGCACTCATGATGAGCTCGAGGCCGAAAAGATTAAGGCCCTCAATGCCAGTAAAACGCCTAAATACAGTGGCAAGTGTCGGCAGTTAACCCCAGAACAAAAAGAGCAGCTACTTTCCGAGGGCCGCAAGCCTTCGATTCGGTTTCATTTGACTCCGCAAGTGATTAAATTTCACGATTTAGTTTATGGCGATAAAAGTTTTGATACCAATTCTATGGGCGACTTTGTGATTTTTCGCTCTAATGGGGATCCGGTTTATCTCTTTGCTTCAGCCCTCGATGACTACCTCATGAAGATTACGCATGTGATTCGGGGTGAAGATGGCATGTCCAACACTCCCCGCCAAATCGCTCTGTTCCAAGCTTGGGGGGTAGAGGTTCCACAATATGGCCATTTGCCCTTAATCTTGGGGCCAGATCGTCAGTTATTATCCAAACGCCATGGTTCCACCTCCGTTGCAGCGCTTAAGCAAGAAGGATATTTAAAAGAAGCCGTGGTTAATTATGTGACCTTACTAGGTTGGGCGCCCGAAGATGCTCAAGAAATCATGACGCTTTCCGAAATGACGCAAAAATTTAATTTATCACGCGTGGGTCGCTCGAGTGCGATTTTTGATTTTGAAAAAATGAAACATCTTAACAAACATTATTTAGATCAACTTTCGCCTGAGCAATTTTGTGAGGCAATAAAATCTCATCTTCAAGCTAAATTGGGTGAATTGCCGGATAATGCCTTGGAGGTTGCGTTAGCCAGCCGGCATAATGGGCGCACTTTGGCAGAAATCACCCACGTGGTGGCTATTATTTTACAGCGGCCCCAAGCATTTCCTGAAGAGCTAAAAAATATTCTTATCACACCTGAGGCAAAAAAAGTTTTATTGGCCTATAAGCAAGTGATCGAAACCATCGATTCACCTTTTGGTGACGAAAGCTATGCGCAAACCATTGAAAAGGTAAAGGCGGCTACCAAGGCCAAAGGCAAGGGGCTTTTTATGCCTTTTCGCATTGCCTTAACCGGTGCCAGTGAGGGCCCTGAGTTGGCCAATTTATTTAAACTCTTTCCCAAAACCGAAATCTTGCAAAGATTAGACAATGCCACTTTGCCTTTATAA
- the uvrB gene encoding excinuclease ABC subunit UvrB — protein MKFKLHADFKPAGDQPEAIEKLVEGLVAGCEYQTLLGVTGSGKTFTLANVIAQVQRPTLVLAPNKTLAAQLYSEFQEFFPENAVKYFVSYYDYYQPEAYLPSRDLYIEKDSSLNEAIDKMRHDATRALFERNDVIIVASVSCIYGLGSPEAYHGLLVFLEKGRGLARQNILQDLVKIQYVRNDIDFHRGTFRLRGDSLEIFPAHEEARAIRVEFFGDEIDRLVEFDPLLGKEIQELEKTAIYPASHYVTWDHLLKKALVTIREELKTRVQHFQECNRPLEAQRIEQRTNYDLELMEEIGFCKGIENYSRHLTGRGPGQPPPTLLDYFPKDFLLVVDESHISIPQVGGMYPGDRSRKMNLVEYGFRLPSALDNRPLKFEEFEQLVHQVVYVSATPGDYELGKSQGAIVEQIVRPTGLIDPEIIVLPVKNQVDELVALCRGRVAKGERVLVTTLTKKMAEDLSKYLQDIGMKVRYLHSEIENIERVEIIRDLRKGIFDIIVGINLLREGLDLPEVSLVAILDADKEGFLRSGKSLVQTCGRAARNLNGQVVMFADQITRSMAYAIQETKRRREIQTKYNQDHHITPRSIQKLIKDILPAQNVEEKLMAQESPELAALPKEKIPGHIEKLKKEMKKAAGNLEFEQAAQLRDQIALLRKLELLN, from the coding sequence ATGAAATTCAAATTGCATGCAGATTTTAAGCCGGCGGGTGATCAACCGGAGGCCATAGAAAAGTTGGTTGAAGGTTTGGTGGCTGGGTGTGAGTATCAGACCCTTTTGGGGGTGACAGGGAGTGGTAAGACTTTTACTCTGGCCAATGTTATTGCCCAAGTGCAAAGACCAACTTTGGTTTTAGCTCCCAATAAAACGCTGGCGGCTCAGCTTTATTCGGAGTTTCAAGAATTTTTTCCAGAAAATGCCGTCAAATATTTTGTGAGTTACTACGATTATTATCAGCCCGAGGCCTATCTGCCGAGCCGCGATCTTTATATTGAAAAAGATTCTAGCCTTAATGAGGCTATCGACAAAATGCGCCACGATGCGACGCGGGCTCTGTTTGAACGTAACGATGTTATCATTGTGGCCAGCGTTTCTTGTATTTATGGGTTGGGTTCTCCCGAGGCTTATCATGGTTTATTGGTTTTTTTGGAAAAGGGTAGGGGATTAGCTCGCCAAAATATTTTGCAAGATTTAGTAAAAATTCAATATGTGCGTAACGATATTGATTTTCACCGGGGAACCTTTCGCTTGCGAGGTGATAGTTTAGAAATTTTCCCTGCCCATGAAGAAGCCAGGGCCATCAGGGTGGAATTTTTCGGGGATGAAATTGATCGCCTGGTTGAATTTGACCCTTTGCTGGGCAAAGAGATTCAAGAATTAGAAAAAACCGCCATTTATCCAGCAAGCCACTATGTTACTTGGGATCACTTGTTAAAAAAGGCCCTGGTGACTATCCGTGAAGAATTGAAAACCCGGGTGCAACATTTTCAAGAGTGCAATCGCCCGCTGGAGGCCCAGCGTATTGAACAACGCACGAATTATGACCTTGAGTTGATGGAAGAGATTGGTTTTTGTAAAGGCATTGAAAACTATTCGCGGCATTTAACCGGCCGTGGGCCAGGCCAACCTCCGCCAACGTTGTTAGATTATTTTCCAAAAGATTTTTTATTGGTGGTGGATGAATCTCATATCAGCATTCCCCAAGTGGGGGGCATGTACCCTGGCGACCGTTCGCGAAAAATGAATTTAGTGGAATATGGGTTTCGCCTACCTTCGGCCTTGGATAATCGACCACTAAAGTTTGAAGAGTTTGAACAACTCGTTCATCAAGTCGTTTATGTTTCAGCAACGCCGGGTGACTATGAGTTGGGTAAAAGCCAAGGGGCGATTGTTGAACAAATTGTGCGGCCTACGGGTTTGATCGATCCAGAAATTATCGTTTTGCCCGTGAAGAACCAAGTGGATGAGCTGGTGGCCCTGTGCCGTGGCAGAGTTGCCAAGGGAGAACGGGTTTTGGTCACGACTTTAACTAAAAAGATGGCCGAGGATTTGAGCAAATATTTGCAAGATATTGGCATGAAGGTGCGTTATCTTCATTCTGAAATTGAAAATATTGAACGGGTAGAAATTATTAGAGACCTACGCAAGGGGATTTTTGATATTATCGTAGGGATTAATTTGCTTCGAGAGGGGCTTGATTTGCCAGAAGTTTCGCTGGTGGCTATTTTAGATGCCGATAAAGAAGGATTTTTGCGGAGTGGGAAGTCGCTGGTGCAAACCTGTGGCCGAGCGGCGCGCAATCTCAATGGGCAGGTGGTCATGTTTGCTGATCAAATTACTCGGTCGATGGCATACGCCATTCAAGAAACTAAGCGGCGCCGGGAAATTCAAACCAAATATAATCAAGACCATCATATCACTCCGCGATCGATTCAAAAACTCATCAAAGATATTTTGCCAGCCCAGAATGTTGAAGAGAAACTCATGGCGCAAGAATCGCCTGAATTAGCGGCCTTGCCTAAAGAGAAAATTCCTGGGCATATTGAAAAATTGAAGAAAGAAATGAAAAAGGCTGCGGGCAATCTTGAATTTGAACAGGCCGCCCAATTACGAGACCAAATCGCTTTGCTGCGTAAACTTGAATTATTAAATTGA
- a CDS encoding PEGA domain-containing protein: MATELVERFIWSSRLLIITLILSLIFPFSSPRATAETKQIYTTAILGVYTPATKPKVMKGVLDVMHDEFSLKETFQLVGQDKIKEALLHLPLSDTSQGGENFDQAIDAAKNHYANFAFAPAIDSLEKAIATYRSQESAGLFHLVDAYQLLGNIYLGMGNKKKAEKAFREAIRLAPGYEPLPEKFSPSTLRFYSDVQAKAKQDFAKTFPLEVHVQPSSASVYVNGVLQTNSSNLLYPDGEHFLSVYKDGYKNYNQKIVVKGKKVVTTVNLERVGTALRSEDGIMASATENPASIQLRALEVAKSIGAQKLILVRVDTIGWKHKIETQLIDINQKVMQATKNVEVGDIENDVRSAANVVAAFLAQAADKEVKKGKAGDVIVIGSKKKKSLAKSPVLWGILGAVLVGAGVGVALMGGGGGSPSTGPTGTTVDVTGAAPNSP, encoded by the coding sequence ATGGCTACTGAATTAGTAGAGCGGTTTATTTGGTCGAGTCGACTACTCATTATCACTTTGATCTTATCTCTAATTTTTCCTTTTTCTTCCCCGCGTGCCACGGCAGAAACCAAGCAAATCTATACCACCGCCATTTTGGGTGTCTATACCCCCGCTACCAAACCTAAGGTCATGAAAGGGGTTTTGGATGTTATGCACGATGAGTTTTCTCTCAAAGAGACTTTTCAATTAGTGGGTCAAGATAAAATTAAAGAAGCCTTATTACATCTCCCACTTTCCGATACTAGCCAGGGTGGTGAAAATTTTGATCAGGCTATTGATGCAGCAAAAAATCATTATGCCAATTTTGCCTTTGCTCCTGCGATTGATTCTTTAGAAAAGGCCATTGCAACTTATCGCAGCCAAGAAAGTGCGGGATTATTTCATTTAGTCGATGCCTATCAGTTGTTGGGTAATATTTATTTGGGGATGGGTAATAAAAAGAAAGCAGAAAAGGCCTTTCGTGAGGCCATTCGATTAGCTCCAGGTTACGAACCTTTGCCTGAAAAATTTTCTCCTAGCACCCTTCGTTTTTATAGCGATGTGCAAGCGAAGGCCAAACAAGATTTTGCCAAGACATTTCCCCTTGAGGTTCATGTTCAGCCAAGCAGTGCTTCAGTTTACGTTAATGGAGTTTTACAAACAAACTCTTCAAATCTACTTTATCCAGATGGCGAACATTTTTTGAGTGTTTATAAAGATGGCTATAAAAATTATAACCAAAAGATAGTTGTGAAAGGGAAAAAAGTTGTTACCACAGTTAACTTAGAGCGAGTAGGCACGGCCTTGCGCAGCGAAGATGGAATCATGGCTTCAGCAACCGAGAATCCAGCTTCAATTCAACTAAGGGCTTTGGAGGTTGCTAAGTCGATCGGTGCACAAAAACTCATTTTGGTTAGGGTCGATACCATAGGTTGGAAACATAAAATTGAAACTCAATTGATCGATATCAATCAAAAAGTGATGCAAGCCACCAAAAATGTAGAGGTAGGGGATATTGAAAACGATGTGCGTTCGGCCGCTAATGTGGTGGCGGCCTTTTTAGCTCAGGCGGCTGATAAAGAAGTCAAAAAGGGTAAGGCAGGCGATGTGATTGTCATTGGCAGTAAAAAGAAAAAATCTTTGGCTAAGTCGCCCGTGTTGTGGGGGATCTTAGGGGCAGTTTTAGTGGGGGCGGGAGTGGGGGTGGCTTTGATGGGGGGCGGCGGTGGATCCCCAAGCACCGGGCCTACCGGAACAACCGTAGACGTAACCGGTGCCGCGCCCAATTCACCTTAA